Proteins encoded by one window of Leishmania infantum JPCM5 genome chromosome 32:
- a CDS encoding putative small nuclear ribonucleoprotein encodes MPAHKTLPNLNHFMEKRIVVKIQGGRSISGVLRGVDEHMSIVLHDAMDETRNAAVSEEARLALGTTVIRGSAIVEIVSADV; translated from the coding sequence ATGCCGGCGCACAAGACGCTTCCCAACCTCAACCACTTCATGGAGAAGCGGATTGTGGTGAAGATACAAGGTGGCCGCTCCATCtccggcgtgctgcgcggcgtcgacgagcACATGAGCATCGTGCTACACGACGCCATGGATGAGACCCGCAACGCAGCTGTCAGCGAGGAGGCCAGGTTGGCTCTCGGCACCACCGTGATTCGTggcagcgccatcgtcgAGATCGTGAGCGCCGATGTTTGA